The DNA window AACCCGTTCTCCGGCTCGAAGGGCTGGGTCAAGCGCTACGGCGACCAGCCGGTCACCCAGTTCAACGGCGCCGAGATGATCGCCGAGAAGTGGGGCATCAGCCGGGAGGACATGGAGGCGTTCGCGTTCGAGTCGCACCAGCGAGCGATCCGCGCCATCGACGAGGGCCGCTTCGATCGCGAGATCTCGCCGTACGACGGTGTGACGACCGACGAAGGCCCGCGCCGCGACTCGACGCCGGAAAAGATGGCCGCCCTCAAGCCGCTGTCCGAAGGTGGCCGGATCACCGCCGCCGTCTCCTCGCAGATCTCGGACGGCGCCGCCGCGATCCTGGTCGTCTCCGAACGCGCCCTGAAGGAGCACAACCTCACCCCGCGCGCCCGCGTCCACCACATGTCGGTACGCGGCGCCGACCCGATCTACATGCTCACCGCGCCGATCAACGCGACGGCGTACGCGTTGGAGAAGACCGGCATGTCGCTTGACGACATCGACCTGGTCGAGATCAACGAAGCGTTCGCGCCGGTGGTGCTCGCGTGGCAGAAGGAGACCGGAGCCGACCTCGCCAAGGTCAACGTCAACGGCGGGGCGATCGCCCTCGGTCACCCGCTCGGCGCCACCGGGGCGAGGCTGATGACGACGCTGCTGCACGAACTGGAACGCACCGGCGGCCGATACGGCCTACAGACGATGTGCGAAGGCGGCGGGCAGGCCAACGTCACGATCATCGAGCGGCTGGGTTAGCCCTCGACGTCACAAGGGGTCGGCGCCGCCCATCAACGCGGTGAGCTTGGGTGAGCGCCACACCGATCCGTCGAGACCGACCAGCTGACTGAGCCAACCCTGCTCGTCGAGCTCGGTCAGCAGGGACGGCGCCTTCGCTCCCGCCGCGACGGCGCCGGTCGCGAGGCCGTCGGCCACGGCGAGATTGGGGCCGAGGACAGTCGCTGACGCCGCCGTCCGTGCGGACAGGCACTTGATGTGCTCACCTCCGGCAAGCATCCCCGACGTGGCGACGTTGAGGTCGTTGCCGACGACGGTGAACACCGTGCGCGAGCTGTCGGCGGGGTCGGTGACACCGATCTGCCACGGCAGGCCGGAAGCGGAGGCGCCGCGCGCGGCGACATGACCGCCTGCGTTGATCACGAGATTCGTCACGCCGTGGCGTGCGGCGATGTCGACCGATCGATCGAGCGCCCACCCCTTCACGACGCCGCTCGGGTCGGGCTCACCATTCCATCGAGGGTCGAAGGCGCCGTGCGTGAGCACCGCGACCGTCCCGGCCAGCGCGAGCACGTCCTGGAGCTCCGGCGAGGCGGCGACCTCCTTGCGTTGCCAGCGCAGCAGCAGCGAGTCGTCGCGGTAGGTGCTGAAGACGTCATCGACGTGGTGCAGGAAGGCGACGATCTCCTCGCGGGCAGCCGCCAGCGCAGCGGCATCCGGGCCGAGCAGGTGGATCGACACCACGCTGGCCCATACCTGCTCGGCGTGGGCCAGCCGCTGGACGGTCGCGGATGCCACCTACAGCGGGATGCAGAGGTTGAAGCTGCCGAGCGCGAGGTCGATGCCCAGTCCCTTGCCGCACGGCGCTTGTGTCACGGCAGCGGGCTGGTGCTTCGCTGCCGCGTGCGGGGCCGCGCTGGCGGTGGCCGGCAGCGCGGCGGCACCGGCGAGCAGGCCCGCGGTGATCGTGGCGGTGAGGAGCTTGTTCATGGCCGCATCCTTGGTCGCATCTGGGACCTTCGTCATACACCATCGCCACGCAATGTGCGATTCGGCCGATTGGCGCCGAAGGTCCGCAACCTCCTGATGTTGAATAGATCTTCGTATGACGGACACCCA is part of the Mycobacteriales bacterium genome and encodes:
- a CDS encoding FAD:protein FMN transferase, coding for MASATVQRLAHAEQVWASVVSIHLLGPDAAALAAAREEIVAFLHHVDDVFSTYRDDSLLLRWQRKEVAASPELQDVLALAGTVAVLTHGAFDPRWNGEPDPSGVVKGWALDRSVDIAARHGVTNLVINAGGHVAARGASASGLPWQIGVTDPADSSRTVFTVVGNDLNVATSGMLAGGEHIKCLSARTAASATVLGPNLAVADGLATGAVAAGAKAPSLLTELDEQGWLSQLVGLDGSVWRSPKLTALMGGADPL
- a CDS encoding acetyl-CoA C-acetyltransferase, whose protein sequence is MPEAYIVDAIRTPVGKKNGGLSGVHTADLGAHILGALVDHSGIDPAVVEDVVFGCLDTIGPQAGDIARTCWLAAGLPEEVPGTTVDRQCGSSQQALHFAAQGVMSGTQDVVIAGGVQNMSMIPIGAAFQAAKHVGFDDPNPFSGSKGWVKRYGDQPVTQFNGAEMIAEKWGISREDMEAFAFESHQRAIRAIDEGRFDREISPYDGVTTDEGPRRDSTPEKMAALKPLSEGGRITAAVSSQISDGAAAILVVSERALKEHNLTPRARVHHMSVRGADPIYMLTAPINATAYALEKTGMSLDDIDLVEINEAFAPVVLAWQKETGADLAKVNVNGGAIALGHPLGATGARLMTTLLHELERTGGRYGLQTMCEGGGQANVTIIERLG